From one Enterobacter kobei genomic stretch:
- a CDS encoding phage major tail tube protein produces the protein MAMPRKLKLMNVFLNGYSYQGVAKSITLPKLTRKLENYRGAGMNGVAPIDLGLDDDALSMEWALGGFPDAVIWELYGATGADAVPIRFAGSYQRDDTGDTVAVEVVMRGRQKEIDTGENKPGEDTESKISVVCTYYKLTIDGKELVEIDTINMIEKINGVDRLEPHRRNIGL, from the coding sequence ATGGCCATGCCGCGCAAACTTAAATTAATGAATGTCTTCCTGAATGGATACAGCTATCAGGGGGTTGCTAAATCTATCACTTTGCCAAAGCTGACCCGCAAGCTTGAGAACTACCGTGGCGCGGGAATGAACGGTGTCGCGCCGATCGATCTGGGCCTTGATGATGATGCCCTGTCGATGGAGTGGGCGCTCGGCGGTTTTCCGGATGCGGTGATCTGGGAGCTGTACGGTGCAACCGGTGCAGACGCCGTGCCGATCCGCTTCGCGGGTTCTTATCAGCGTGACGATACTGGTGACACGGTGGCGGTAGAGGTGGTCATGCGTGGCCGCCAGAAAGAGATCGACACCGGTGAAAATAAACCGGGCGAAGATACTGAGTCGAAAATCTCAGTGGTGTGTACCTATTACAAACTGACAATCGACGGTAAAGAGCTGGTGGAAATCGACACCATCAACATGATTGAGAAAATCAACGGTGTAGATCGGCTGGAGCCGCATCGCCGCAATATCGGCCTGTAA
- a CDS encoding tail fiber assembly protein: MYFFSATTSNFYPEILKPDYDKSHTWPDDAIQVSEDIYLEYSAMPPDGKERGADKHGYPAWVNLAPPTPEQLKATAEKKKLQLRATADQEIEWRQDAVDERIASDDEIADLAAWKKYRVLLMRVDTTSLDWPEPPK, translated from the coding sequence ATGTATTTTTTCTCTGCAACAACGTCAAATTTTTATCCTGAAATTTTAAAGCCTGATTACGATAAGTCACATACCTGGCCTGATGACGCAATTCAGGTATCAGAAGATATTTATTTAGAATATTCAGCAATGCCGCCTGACGGAAAAGAGCGAGGTGCTGATAAACATGGATATCCAGCATGGGTTAATCTAGCACCACCAACGCCAGAGCAATTAAAAGCGACAGCTGAAAAAAAGAAATTACAGCTACGAGCTACTGCTGACCAAGAGATTGAGTGGCGTCAGGATGCGGTAGACGAAAGAATTGCTTCAGACGACGAAATCGCAGATTTAGCGGCGTGGAAAAAATATCGCGTGTTACTGATGCGGGTTGATACAACAAGTCTGGACTGGCCAGAACCACCAAAATAA
- the rpsU gene encoding 30S ribosomal protein S21 has protein sequence MPVIKVRENEPFDVALRRFKRSCEKAGVLAEVRRREFYEKPTTERKRAKASAVKRHAKKLARENARRTRLY, from the coding sequence ATGCCGGTAATTAAAGTACGTGAAAACGAGCCGTTCGACGTAGCTCTGCGTCGCTTCAAGCGTTCCTGTGAGAAAGCAGGTGTTCTGGCGGAAGTTCGTCGTCGTGAGTTCTATGAAAAACCGACTACCGAACGTAAACGCGCCAAAGCTTCTGCTGTGAAACGTCACGCGAAGAAACTGGCTCGCGAAAACGCACGCCGTACTCGTCTGTACTAA
- a CDS encoding phage tail protein, translating to MMLALGMFVFMRQTLPFQTMQRDATYLWAANKRVGKRDAFQFTGIGDDSVTLQGALYPELTGGVLSLSALRLMAGEGRAWPLLDGQGMIYGMFVIKSVTESGTSFYPDGSPRKIDFTLKLTRVDESLIAMFGDIGKQAEMLLGKAGEMGTKLTGMMGAG from the coding sequence ATGATGCTCGCACTCGGCATGTTTGTATTTATGCGTCAGACGTTGCCGTTTCAGACGATGCAGCGCGACGCGACCTATCTTTGGGCCGCAAATAAACGTGTGGGTAAGCGTGATGCGTTTCAGTTTACGGGCATCGGAGATGACAGCGTGACGCTTCAGGGGGCGCTCTATCCCGAGCTGACCGGCGGCGTCCTGTCTCTTTCCGCATTGCGACTGATGGCCGGGGAAGGGCGTGCGTGGCCGCTACTGGATGGTCAGGGAATGATATACGGGATGTTTGTCATCAAAAGCGTAACCGAATCAGGCACTAGTTTTTATCCTGATGGTTCGCCCCGGAAAATTGACTTTACGCTGAAACTGACCCGCGTGGATGAATCCCTTATCGCGATGTTTGGCGACATTGGCAAACAGGCTGAAATGTTGCTTGGTAAAGCGGGCGAGATGGGGACAAAACTCACCGGCATGATGGGGGCAGGCTGA
- a CDS encoding GpE family phage tail protein, producing MADIAVIFHWPPAALYPMSLTELITWREKALQRSGYIHE from the coding sequence ATGGCGGATATTGCAGTGATTTTTCATTGGCCGCCCGCAGCGTTATATCCGATGAGCCTGACCGAACTCATCACATGGCGCGAAAAAGCGCTCCAGCGAAGCGGATACATACATGAGTAA
- the mug gene encoding G/U mismatch-specific DNA glycosylase → MINDILAPGLRVVFCGINPGKSSAHTGFHFAHPGNRFWKVIHQAGFTDELLKPEEEMRLLDTRCGITMLVERPTVQASEVDLHELRTGGRELIKKIEDYQPDALAILGKKAYEQAFSLRGVSWGKQKITIGATQVWVLPNPSGLNRATLDKLVEAYRELDEALIVRGL, encoded by the coding sequence ATGATCAACGATATTCTCGCGCCTGGCCTGCGGGTGGTGTTCTGCGGGATTAATCCCGGTAAATCGTCGGCGCACACGGGTTTTCATTTTGCGCATCCGGGCAATCGCTTCTGGAAAGTGATCCACCAGGCGGGCTTTACCGATGAGCTGCTGAAGCCTGAGGAGGAGATGCGTCTGCTGGATACCCGCTGCGGTATCACCATGCTGGTGGAGCGGCCCACGGTGCAGGCCAGCGAGGTTGACCTGCACGAGCTGCGTACCGGTGGCCGTGAGCTGATTAAGAAGATAGAGGACTATCAGCCCGATGCGCTGGCGATCCTCGGCAAGAAAGCCTATGAGCAGGCATTCAGCCTGCGTGGGGTGAGCTGGGGCAAGCAAAAGATCACTATTGGCGCAACCCAGGTGTGGGTGCTGCCGAATCCGAGCGGCCTGAACCGGGCGACGCTGGATAAGCTGGTCGAAGCGTACCGGGAATTAGATGAAGCGCTGATCGTGCGCGGTTTATAG
- a CDS encoding phage late control D family protein — translation MLDALTNNAGGVRTPDFLLLLGKKDITRNISKRLISMTLTDNRAFEVDQLNILLDDTDGLLELPARGAVLTLFLGWKETSLVEKGSFTVDTVEHRGSPDTVTLVAHSADLSGALNAGQEESWHDTTLGAIVESIAARHALTPCIAAELAGIPVPHIDKSQESDAVFLTRLADRNGGEVAIKADRLLLMKAGRGVSVSGKPVAPVTLTRSDGDQHVFSIADRQAYSGVTARWLDTKDPKQQQQKVSVDLKLKAQPKNAVVHPNAAPVKKNQAANAPDVKENEYLFGKAGNVFAITTVFATKAQAIRAAQAKWDKLQRDKVEFTINLAIGREALYPETPVKVTGFKRIIDEQPWIITRVVHTINDNGFTTALKLEVNISDVDFETKIDEVAFQ, via the coding sequence ATGCTGGATGCACTGACAAATAACGCTGGCGGTGTGCGGACACCTGATTTTTTGTTGTTGCTCGGCAAAAAAGATATTACCCGAAATATCAGCAAGCGTCTGATCAGCATGACGCTGACGGATAACCGCGCGTTTGAAGTTGACCAGTTAAACATTTTGCTGGATGACACTGATGGGCTGCTTGAACTGCCTGCACGTGGCGCGGTGCTGACGCTGTTTCTGGGCTGGAAGGAGACGTCGCTGGTGGAGAAGGGAAGCTTCACCGTGGATACGGTCGAGCATCGTGGCTCGCCGGACACTGTGACCCTGGTTGCCCACAGTGCTGATTTGAGCGGAGCGCTTAATGCCGGGCAAGAGGAGTCGTGGCATGACACGACATTGGGTGCGATTGTGGAAAGCATTGCCGCACGGCACGCCTTGACCCCCTGTATTGCCGCGGAGCTCGCGGGGATCCCCGTTCCGCATATTGATAAATCTCAGGAGTCCGATGCGGTATTTCTGACCCGACTTGCCGATCGAAATGGCGGTGAGGTGGCTATCAAAGCCGATCGATTATTGCTCATGAAAGCAGGCCGGGGTGTTAGCGTCAGTGGTAAGCCTGTAGCCCCTGTGACGCTAACGCGCAGCGATGGCGACCAACATGTTTTTAGCATTGCCGATCGGCAGGCCTATAGTGGCGTCACGGCCCGTTGGCTGGATACCAAAGATCCGAAGCAGCAACAGCAGAAGGTGAGTGTTGATCTAAAATTAAAAGCGCAGCCAAAGAATGCCGTCGTGCACCCGAACGCCGCTCCTGTCAAAAAAAACCAGGCAGCTAACGCGCCGGACGTGAAGGAGAATGAATACCTCTTTGGCAAAGCTGGCAACGTGTTTGCTATTACTACCGTCTTTGCCACGAAAGCGCAGGCTATACGTGCTGCGCAGGCTAAATGGGATAAGCTACAGCGTGATAAAGTAGAGTTTACGATTAATCTTGCTATCGGCCGGGAAGCGCTTTACCCCGAGACGCCGGTTAAGGTGACAGGTTTTAAGCGCATTATTGATGAGCAGCCATGGATCATCACCAGAGTGGTCCACACTATCAATGACAATGGCTTCACGACGGCGCTAAAGCTTGAGGTGAATATTTCTGATGTGGATTTTGAAACAAAAATCGACGAAGTGGCTTTTCAATAA
- a CDS encoding phage tail assembly protein, translating to MNNETTVTLENPIKRGEQTIEHVALMKPNAGTLRGVSLAAVANSEVDALIKVLPRMTAPMLTEQEVAALELPDLVALAGKVVGFLSPSLVK from the coding sequence ATGAACAACGAAACCACAGTTACGCTGGAAAATCCGATTAAACGCGGCGAACAGACGATTGAACACGTCGCCCTCATGAAGCCGAACGCTGGCACACTGCGCGGTGTAAGCCTTGCGGCGGTCGCTAACTCGGAAGTGGACGCGCTCATCAAGGTACTGCCGCGTATGACCGCTCCGATGCTGACCGAGCAGGAGGTCGCAGCGCTGGAATTGCCCGATCTGGTGGCGCTGGCTGGCAAGGTGGTAGGTTTTTTGTCGCCGAGTTTGGTGAAGTAG
- a CDS encoding phage tail tape measure protein — protein MSNNVSLQILLRAVDQASRPFKSIQDASRTLSAAIGTTQNQLQELNGQAAQIEGFRHTRAQVTATGQALEKARQDTAALAIQLKMSGQPTLMQAQAMDQARKSTAALEQQHISLRLSLQRQRQELGKAGINTRTLVTDERRVRTSVSETTVQLERQQTALTHVNAQRTKITQISDRYQAGKALADKVSATGAASMTVAKTGLALLKPGYDAAQKNAVSQGRSVMETASGSVADTGTMLTTANGHPGQPVALREGNLGGDLAGLQSAYEALSTQLFAQQESSLRGLVQSATNFMLTLDGWIQRNQGLAQTIGVITTVVTVAAGAIGGIGMVAGPVIGAINGIIAVAGLLGTVSTTVFGGIIAIIGAVSWPVIAAVAAIAAGALLVRKYWEPLSAIFGGVMQGIIEAFAPFEGVISRLQPVFDWLGEKLQAVWQWFADLIAPVKATQDTLASCRDFGLMVGQALSAAFFAPLNIVTTLWDKASGLLESLGLVKKESAELEKVARSAPSRMAVQPVLPTFSSETTAVSANTQPWQPVKAPAGNSSGHIDNSSTALNFYLNAPPEQGQQLRRQIISILEEHERNKSINQNSAMRHNGG, from the coding sequence ATGAGTAACAACGTGTCGTTACAGATATTACTCAGGGCCGTTGACCAGGCGTCTCGCCCGTTTAAATCCATCCAGGACGCGAGTCGAACGCTGTCGGCGGCGATCGGAACGACCCAAAATCAGTTGCAGGAGTTAAATGGTCAAGCCGCGCAAATTGAAGGGTTTCGCCATACCCGAGCACAGGTTACTGCAACGGGACAGGCACTGGAAAAAGCCAGGCAAGATACCGCAGCACTGGCTATACAACTGAAAATGAGCGGACAGCCCACGCTGATGCAGGCTCAGGCGATGGATCAAGCACGTAAAAGCACCGCCGCGCTTGAACAGCAGCATATCAGTCTGCGTCTCTCACTCCAGCGTCAGCGTCAGGAACTTGGCAAAGCGGGTATCAATACCCGTACGCTGGTCACTGATGAGCGACGCGTGAGAACCAGTGTCAGTGAGACCACGGTACAGCTTGAGCGGCAACAAACAGCGCTGACTCACGTTAATGCTCAGCGCACAAAAATCACGCAGATCAGCGATCGTTATCAGGCGGGTAAAGCGCTGGCGGATAAGGTCTCAGCCACGGGAGCCGCCAGTATGACGGTAGCAAAAACGGGTCTGGCTTTGCTCAAGCCTGGCTATGATGCCGCGCAAAAAAATGCCGTCTCGCAGGGGCGCTCCGTGATGGAGACAGCATCTGGCAGCGTAGCGGATACGGGTACCATGCTGACGACAGCGAATGGTCATCCTGGCCAGCCTGTTGCGCTGAGGGAAGGTAACCTGGGAGGCGATCTGGCAGGGTTGCAATCGGCCTATGAAGCACTAAGTACTCAGCTGTTTGCACAGCAAGAGTCATCGTTGCGTGGCCTCGTACAAAGCGCCACCAATTTTATGCTGACGCTTGATGGCTGGATCCAGCGCAACCAGGGGCTGGCGCAAACTATCGGCGTGATCACCACGGTGGTCACGGTCGCGGCTGGAGCGATTGGCGGCATTGGTATGGTTGCCGGGCCGGTGATCGGCGCCATCAATGGGATTATTGCTGTTGCAGGATTACTCGGTACGGTATCAACAACCGTATTTGGCGGGATCATCGCGATTATCGGTGCGGTGAGCTGGCCTGTCATCGCTGCGGTGGCCGCGATTGCTGCTGGTGCGTTACTGGTTCGTAAATACTGGGAGCCGCTGAGTGCGATCTTTGGTGGCGTGATGCAGGGGATCATTGAGGCATTTGCGCCCTTTGAGGGGGTGATTTCCCGACTACAGCCGGTATTTGACTGGCTTGGTGAAAAGTTGCAGGCCGTATGGCAGTGGTTTGCTGATCTGATTGCACCCGTTAAAGCGACGCAGGATACGCTTGCCAGTTGTCGTGACTTCGGTCTGATGGTCGGTCAGGCGTTGTCGGCAGCCTTCTTCGCACCACTTAACATCGTTACTACGCTCTGGGATAAAGCCTCTGGCCTGCTGGAAAGTCTGGGTCTGGTGAAAAAGGAGTCGGCAGAACTGGAGAAGGTTGCGAGAAGCGCGCCGTCCCGGATGGCAGTGCAGCCTGTGTTACCCACGTTCAGCTCAGAGACTACAGCGGTCAGTGCAAATACTCAGCCCTGGCAGCCTGTTAAAGCACCTGCGGGCAACAGTAGTGGTCATATCGATAACAGCAGTACGGCACTCAACTTTTATCTGAATGCCCCCCCGGAGCAGGGGCAGCAACTGCGCAGGCAGATCATCAGCATTCTGGAGGAACACGAACGCAACAAGTCCATAAACCAGAATTCAGCTATGCGACATAACGGAGGGTAA
- the dnaG gene encoding DNA primase codes for MAGRIPRVFINDLLARTDIIDLIDARVKLKKQGKNYHACCPFHNEKTPSFTVNGEKQFYHCFGCGAHGNAIDFLMNYDKLEFVESVEELAAMHNLEVPFEAGSGLTQIERHQRQSLYQLMEGLNTFYQQSLSQPVAERARQYLATRGLSNDVITRFAIGFAPPGWDNVLKRFGGNQDNRQSLTDAGMLVTNDKGRSYDRFRDRVMFPIRDKRGRVIGFGGRVLGDDTPKYLNSPETDIFHKGRQLYGLYEAQQDNAEPPRLLVVEGYMDVVALAQYGINYAVASLGTSTTAEHIQLLFRVTNSVICCYDGDRAGRDAAWRALETALPFMTDGRQLRFMFLPDGEDPDTLVRKEGKDAFEARMEQAQPLSTFLFNSLMPQVDLSTPDGRAQLSTLALPLITQVPGETLRIYLRQELGNKLGILDDNQLERLMPKQSENGTVRPVPQLKRTTMRILIGLLVQNPELAPLVPPLEGLNQEKLPGLGLFAELVNTCLSQPGLTTGQLLEQYRGTNEAATLEKLSMWDDIADKDIAEKTFTDSLNHMFDSVLELRLSELIARSRTHGLTPAEREEVRVITEARARK; via the coding sequence ATGGCTGGACGAATCCCACGAGTATTTATCAATGACCTGCTGGCACGCACCGACATCATCGATCTGATCGATGCACGGGTAAAGCTAAAAAAGCAGGGCAAGAACTATCACGCGTGTTGTCCGTTCCATAACGAAAAAACCCCCTCTTTCACCGTGAACGGTGAGAAACAGTTTTATCACTGCTTTGGCTGTGGTGCGCACGGTAACGCTATCGACTTTTTAATGAACTACGACAAGCTCGAGTTCGTGGAAAGCGTAGAAGAACTGGCGGCCATGCACAATCTCGAAGTGCCTTTTGAAGCAGGCAGCGGGCTGACCCAGATAGAACGCCATCAGCGGCAAAGTCTCTATCAGTTAATGGAAGGCCTGAACACGTTTTATCAACAATCCTTGTCGCAGCCGGTCGCCGAGCGTGCCCGCCAGTATCTGGCTACCCGCGGCTTAAGCAACGATGTCATCACGCGATTTGCCATTGGTTTTGCCCCTCCCGGCTGGGACAACGTATTAAAGCGTTTTGGCGGCAACCAGGATAATCGTCAGTCGCTGACCGATGCCGGCATGCTGGTCACCAACGATAAGGGACGCAGCTACGACCGTTTTCGCGACCGCGTGATGTTCCCTATCCGCGATAAGCGCGGACGGGTCATTGGTTTTGGTGGACGGGTACTTGGCGATGACACGCCAAAATATCTGAACTCCCCGGAAACCGATATTTTCCATAAAGGCCGCCAGCTTTACGGCCTGTATGAAGCCCAGCAGGACAATGCGGAACCGCCCCGCCTGTTGGTGGTCGAAGGCTATATGGATGTGGTCGCCCTGGCGCAGTACGGCATTAACTATGCAGTCGCCTCGCTGGGTACGTCCACCACCGCTGAACATATTCAGCTGCTGTTTCGCGTCACTAACAGCGTGATTTGCTGTTACGACGGCGATCGGGCAGGCAGAGACGCCGCCTGGCGCGCGCTGGAGACCGCCCTGCCGTTTATGACTGACGGCCGACAGTTACGCTTTATGTTTCTGCCGGATGGCGAAGATCCCGATACGCTGGTGCGTAAAGAAGGTAAAGACGCGTTCGAAGCGCGGATGGAGCAGGCTCAGCCGCTCTCCACGTTTTTGTTTAACAGTCTGATGCCGCAGGTCGATTTGAGCACCCCGGACGGACGTGCGCAGCTCAGCACGCTGGCGCTGCCGCTGATTACTCAGGTACCGGGTGAAACACTTCGTATCTATTTACGGCAAGAATTAGGTAACAAACTGGGCATTCTTGACGATAACCAGCTTGAACGTTTAATGCCCAAACAGTCCGAAAATGGCACCGTCCGGCCCGTGCCTCAGCTAAAACGCACAACCATGCGTATACTGATAGGACTGCTGGTTCAGAATCCGGAGCTTGCACCGCTTGTGCCGCCGCTGGAAGGTCTGAATCAGGAAAAGCTGCCCGGACTTGGCTTATTTGCTGAACTGGTCAACACTTGTTTGTCACAGCCGGGCCTGACCACTGGCCAGTTGTTAGAGCAGTATCGTGGCACAAATGAAGCCGCAACCCTTGAAAAGCTGTCCATGTGGGACGATATAGCTGATAAGGACATTGCGGAAAAAACGTTCACCGACTCGCTGAACCACATGTTCGACTCGGTACTTGAGCTTCGGCTCTCAGAATTAATCGCTCGCTCGCGCACCCACGGGTTGACGCCAGCGGAGCGCGAAGAGGTGCGCGTCATTACAGAAGCGCGCGCCCGCAAATGA
- the rpoD gene encoding RNA polymerase sigma factor RpoD: MEQNPQSQLKLLVQRGKEQGYLTYAEVNDHLPEDIVDSDQIEDIIQMINDMGIQVMEEAPDADDLLLAENSNNTDEDAEEAAAQVLSSVESEIGRTTDPVRMYMREMGTVELLTREGEIDIAKRIEDGINQVQCSVAEYPEAITYLLEQYDRVEAEEARLSDLITGFVDPNAEEDLAPTATHVGSELSTEELATDEEDEDEEDDDSDDDNSIDPELAREKFAELRTQYMVARDTIKAKGRSHASAQEEILKLSEVFKQFRLVPKQFDYLVNSMRVMMDRVRTQERLIMKLCVEQCKMPKKNFITLFTGNETSETWFNAAIAMNKPWSEKLHEVADDVHRGLQKLQQIEEETGLTIEQVKDINRRMSIGEAKARRAKKEMVEANLRLVISIAKKYTNRGLQFLDLIQEGNIGLMKAVDKFEYRRGYKFSTYATWWIRQAITRSIADQARTIRIPVHMIETINKLNRISRQMLQEMGREPTPEELAERMLMPEDKIRKVLKIAKEPISMETPIGDDEDSHLGDFIEDTTLELPLDSATTESLRAATHDVLAGLTAREAKVLRMRFGIDMNTDHTLEEVGKQFDVTRERIRQIEAKALRKLRHPSRSEVLRSFLDD; this comes from the coding sequence ATGGAGCAAAACCCGCAGTCACAGCTGAAACTTCTTGTCCAACGTGGTAAGGAGCAAGGCTATCTGACCTATGCCGAGGTCAATGACCATCTGCCGGAAGATATCGTCGACTCCGATCAGATCGAAGACATCATCCAAATGATCAACGACATGGGCATCCAGGTGATGGAAGAAGCACCGGACGCCGATGATCTGCTGCTTGCTGAAAACTCAAACAACACCGATGAAGATGCGGAAGAGGCTGCCGCACAGGTGCTGTCCAGCGTTGAGTCTGAAATCGGACGTACCACCGACCCGGTGCGCATGTACATGCGTGAAATGGGTACCGTTGAGCTGTTGACCCGCGAAGGCGAAATCGACATCGCCAAACGTATCGAAGACGGGATCAACCAGGTTCAGTGCTCCGTTGCCGAATATCCGGAAGCGATCACCTATCTGCTTGAGCAGTACGATCGTGTGGAAGCGGAAGAAGCGCGCCTGTCTGACCTCATCACCGGCTTTGTCGATCCGAACGCAGAAGAAGATCTGGCGCCGACCGCGACGCATGTCGGTTCTGAACTGTCCACCGAAGAGCTGGCGACCGACGAAGAAGACGAAGACGAAGAAGACGACGACAGCGACGACGATAACAGCATCGACCCTGAACTGGCTCGCGAGAAGTTTGCCGAACTGCGCACGCAGTATATGGTTGCCCGTGACACCATCAAAGCGAAAGGCCGCAGCCACGCCAGCGCCCAGGAAGAGATCCTGAAGCTGTCGGAAGTGTTCAAGCAGTTCCGCCTGGTGCCAAAACAGTTCGACTACCTGGTTAACAGCATGCGCGTCATGATGGATCGCGTGCGTACCCAGGAACGCCTGATCATGAAGCTGTGCGTTGAACAGTGCAAAATGCCGAAGAAAAACTTTATCACGCTGTTCACCGGCAACGAAACCAGCGAAACCTGGTTCAACGCGGCTATCGCGATGAACAAACCGTGGTCTGAAAAACTGCATGAAGTGGCAGACGACGTGCATCGTGGCCTGCAGAAGCTGCAGCAGATTGAAGAAGAGACCGGCCTGACCATTGAGCAGGTAAAAGACATCAACCGTCGTATGTCCATTGGCGAAGCGAAAGCGCGTCGTGCGAAGAAAGAGATGGTGGAAGCGAACTTACGTCTGGTTATTTCTATCGCCAAGAAATACACCAACCGCGGTCTGCAGTTCCTCGATCTGATTCAGGAAGGCAACATCGGCCTGATGAAAGCGGTTGATAAGTTTGAATACCGTCGTGGTTATAAGTTCTCCACCTACGCAACCTGGTGGATCCGTCAGGCGATCACCCGCTCCATCGCGGATCAGGCGCGCACCATCCGTATTCCGGTGCATATGATTGAGACCATCAACAAGCTCAACCGTATCTCCCGCCAGATGCTGCAGGAAATGGGTCGTGAACCGACGCCGGAAGAGCTGGCCGAGCGCATGCTGATGCCGGAAGACAAAATCCGTAAAGTGCTGAAAATCGCCAAAGAGCCGATCTCCATGGAAACGCCGATCGGCGACGATGAAGATTCGCATCTGGGTGATTTCATCGAGGATACCACCCTCGAGCTGCCGCTGGACTCTGCCACCACCGAGAGCCTGCGTGCCGCCACCCATGACGTACTGGCTGGCCTGACCGCCCGTGAAGCGAAAGTTCTGCGTATGCGTTTCGGTATCGATATGAACACCGACCACACGCTGGAAGAAGTGGGTAAACAGTTCGACGTAACCCGCGAGCGTATCCGTCAGATCGAAGCGAAGGCGCTGCGTAAACTGCGCCATCCGAGCCGTTCTGAAGTACTGCGCAGCTTCCTGGACGATTAA
- a CDS encoding phage tail sheath protein, whose product MSDFHHGVQVVEINDGTRVISTVSTAIVGMVCTASDADAATFPLNEPVLITSVQSAIGKAGKKGTLAAALQAIADQAKPVIVVVRVEEGKGEDEQSALAQTVSNIIGTTDANGKYTGLKALLTAEAVTGVKPRILGVPGFDSLEVATALAPVCQKLRAFGYVSAWGCKTLSEAMLYRDNFSQRELMVIWPDFLTWDTATSTTANAFTIARALGLRAKIDQEQGWHKTLSNVGVNGVTGISASVFWDLQESGTDADLLNEAGVTTLVRKDGFRFWGNRTCSDDPLFLFENYTRTAQVIADTMAEAHMWAIDKPITATLIRDIIDGINAKFRELKTSGYIVDATCWFDESANDALSVKAGKLYIDYDYTPVPPLENLTLRQRITDKYLVNLVSSVNSK is encoded by the coding sequence ATGAGTGATTTCCATCATGGCGTACAGGTTGTCGAAATTAACGATGGCACCCGCGTCATTTCCACAGTTTCTACCGCAATTGTAGGTATGGTCTGTACGGCCAGCGACGCAGACGCGGCGACATTTCCCCTTAATGAACCTGTCCTGATCACCAGCGTGCAAAGCGCCATTGGCAAAGCGGGTAAGAAAGGCACGCTAGCTGCGGCGTTACAGGCGATTGCCGACCAGGCGAAACCGGTTATCGTAGTCGTTCGTGTTGAAGAAGGCAAAGGTGAAGACGAGCAGTCCGCACTCGCGCAGACCGTATCGAATATCATCGGTACCACGGATGCTAACGGTAAATACACGGGCCTGAAAGCGCTACTCACCGCTGAAGCAGTTACCGGCGTTAAGCCACGTATTCTTGGCGTACCAGGTTTCGACAGCCTGGAAGTGGCCACAGCCCTCGCGCCTGTCTGCCAGAAGCTGCGTGCATTTGGCTACGTCAGCGCCTGGGGGTGTAAAACCCTTTCAGAAGCCATGTTGTATCGCGACAATTTCAGCCAGCGCGAGCTGATGGTGATCTGGCCAGATTTCCTGACATGGGATACGGCAACCAGTACAACCGCAAATGCATTTACCATCGCCCGTGCGCTTGGGCTGCGTGCCAAAATCGACCAGGAGCAGGGCTGGCACAAAACCCTGTCTAACGTTGGCGTGAATGGCGTCACCGGTATCAGCGCCTCGGTGTTCTGGGATTTACAGGAATCCGGAACGGATGCTGACCTGCTGAACGAAGCTGGCGTCACCACGCTTGTACGTAAAGACGGCTTCCGTTTTTGGGGCAACCGAACCTGCTCAGACGATCCGTTATTTTTGTTTGAGAACTATACCCGTACCGCACAGGTTATCGCCGACACCATGGCGGAGGCGCATATGTGGGCGATCGATAAGCCGATTACCGCCACGCTCATTCGCGACATCATTGACGGCATCAATGCCAAATTCCGCGAGCTGAAAACCAGCGGTTATATCGTAGATGCCACCTGCTGGTTTGATGAAAGCGCTAATGACGCCCTGAGCGTTAAAGCCGGAAAACTGTATATCGATTATGACTATACGCCGGTTCCACCTCTTGAAAACCTGACTCTGCGCCAGCGCATCACCGATAAATATCTGGTGAATCTGGTTTCCTCCGTCAACAGCAAATAA
- a CDS encoding ogr/Delta-like zinc finger family protein produces the protein MFHCPKCHHAAHARTSRYLSENTKERYHQCTNIHCSCTFVTMESVERYIVSSARTATQDEQRAGA, from the coding sequence ATGTTTCATTGTCCTAAATGTCATCACGCAGCGCATGCGCGAACCAGTCGTTACCTGAGTGAGAATACGAAAGAACGCTATCATCAATGCACCAACATTCATTGCAGCTGTACGTTTGTGACAATGGAATCCGTTGAGCGCTATATTGTTTCATCTGCCAGGACGGCGACACAGGATGAGCAGCGTGCAGGAGCGTGA